Sequence from the Dehalococcoidia bacterium genome:
CTGTTGGGCCGGTCAATGGCGCGCAGCACAACGATGAAGTTGATGTTAGACTCGCCGAAATCCCGGAAGCGGAAGAGGGGCGTCCAGGTAGACACAGCACCGGGATGGCTCTTCTGAATCTTTTGCGCCTCCTCCAGGGCGACGCGCTCCACCTGCTCCAGGTTGGACTCGTAGGCCACTCCGCAGGTAACGGTAACATTCACCTCTTTGTTGGGTTGGAAGAAGTTGGTAACCACCGAGTCGGCCAGGCGGTTGTTGGGGATAATCACCAGGTTGTTCTCTACAGTGTGAATCTTGGTGGTGCGCCAGCCGATCTCCACCACCGTGCCCATGACGCCGCTGTCCAGTTGGATGAAGTCGCCAGGGCGCACGGCGGCATCGGTCAGGATATAGGTGCCGGCGAAGAAGTTGGACAGGGTGGGTTGCAGAGCCAGGGCCACCGCCAGACCGCTGATGCCCAAGCCCGCCACCAGGGGACTGATGTTGATGTTCAAGCGGTCCAAAGCGATGATGAGGGCAATGCCCCAAATGACCACAAAGGCGACACGGCGCAGGATAGGCAGAAGTTTCTCGTCAATATCCGTCCTGGTGCGGGCGGCCATTTCGGTGCCGTACCAGGTGAGGAGGGCACCCGCCACCCGGTTGACCAACGAGGCGATGTTGAAGATAACGATCACAACCGTGGCGCTGCGGATGATGCCGAGGTAAGGCCCCAGAAACTCAATGTGAAGCAGGCTCAGGTAGGAGCCGATGACGAGGATGATGAGCACGACGGGCAGACGCGCCGCCGCCACCAGGCGGTCGTCCAGGGTGGTGGAAGTGCGGCGGGTGAAGAGAGAGACCACCCGCTGGAGGACGAAGTTCACCGTTAGGGCGATGCCCAGGGCAATCCCGAAGGTGATGAGGGCGAGGGTTACCTCACGGAACACCATGGCAGGTGTCTCTTGGAGGGGTATGCTGGGCATACGGTGCCCCCCACGGATGCAGGGATATCAGCACCCTCTTATTATGTTCCCGCAGGTGGGGAGGCGTCAACGGCGCGGGAAGGCCCCCGAGCCAGCCGCCTATATCCTGGGGATACCCTTGACAAACCCTATCGCCCCTGGAAGTTGGGTTTGCGCTTCTCGGCGAAGGCGCGGGGTCCCTCTTTGGCGTCCTCGGTGAAGGAGAGGATTTTGGCCATCGCCTGCTCCAGGCGGAGGCCATATTCAATGGGTAAATACTGCCCCCGCACCGCCAACTCCTTGATGGCCCGCACGGCTAAGGGGGCGTTCTCGCAAATCAGGTGGGCGATGCGCTCCGCCTCGGCCATCAACTGCTCCCGGGGCACAATCTTGTTGATGAGGCCGATGCGGTAGGCCTCCTGGGCATCGATCATCTCCCCCGTCAGCAAAATGTACATGGCGATGGGGTAGGGGAGTTGCTGAATGGTGCGCTGGGTGCCCCCATTGCCGGGGAGGATGCCCCGCTTCACCTCCGCCAGGCTGAAGCGCGCCTCGGGCACGGCGATACGGATGTCGGTGGCCAGGAGGAGGGTCATCCCCCCCGCTAGGCAGTAGCCGTTGACGGCGGCGATGATGGGCTTCCACACCTCCAGGCCCCGGTTGAGGATGGGGTCGGCCTGGGTCTGCCAGAACTCCCACATCTCCTGGGGACGGCCGATGGTGCGGCGTAGGTCGGCCCCCGCCGAAAAGGCCTTATCCCCCGCCCCGGTGATGATGGCGCACCAGATATTCGGGTCGTCCCG
This genomic interval carries:
- a CDS encoding mechanosensitive ion channel family protein encodes the protein MPSIPLQETPAMVFREVTLALITFGIALGIALTVNFVLQRVVSLFTRRTSTTLDDRLVAAARLPVVLIILVIGSYLSLLHIEFLGPYLGIIRSATVVIVIFNIASLVNRVAGALLTWYGTEMAARTRTDIDEKLLPILRRVAFVVIWGIALIIALDRLNINISPLVAGLGISGLAVALALQPTLSNFFAGTYILTDAAVRPGDFIQLDSGVMGTVVEIGWRTTKIHTVENNLVIIPNNRLADSVVTNFFQPNKEVNVTVTCGVAYESNLEQVERVALEEAQKIQKSHPGAVSTWTPLFRFRDFGESNINFIVVLRAIDRPNSFPLVHEMIKALHRRFAQEGIVINYPARTLYFADGKALRVRVQEARPVPAGGEDASPPSTA
- a CDS encoding enoyl-CoA hydratase-related protein, encoding MTTNTLIYEKKGHIAYLTINRPEVMNAMDPDTYKALSRAWMDVRDDPNIWCAIITGAGDKAFSAGADLRRTIGRPQEMWEFWQTQADPILNRGLEVWKPIIAAVNGYCLAGGMTLLLATDIRIAVPEARFSLAEVKRGILPGNGGTQRTIQQLPYPIAMYILLTGEMIDAQEAYRIGLINKIVPREQLMAEAERIAHLICENAPLAVRAIKELAVRGQYLPIEYGLRLEQAMAKILSFTEDAKEGPRAFAEKRKPNFQGR